A region of the Thermoanaerobaculia bacterium genome:
GGGAACTCACGACGCCCATGCCGCGACGTTCGAGACGAACGACTGGCCCGACGACGTCGCGAAGTTCTACGCCGGCAAGCTTTCCCGGTGGAAGACGACGGCAGACCTGAAATCGGAGGACGGACACACCCTGCTGCTCGTCGCTCCCGACGGGCGGAGTCTCACGCTGACGGCAAAGCGCGAAGCGCTGAATACGATCTTCACGATCACCGTGTCGCCCCGGTAACGACCGGCATCATCGCGCGGGCGCCGGAACTCGCTCGATCCCCGGATACCCGTCGAACGTGAAGGAAGGAGAGCGCTTCCCGCATCTCTTCGATCTGTTCATCGGCCGAGAGCGACCCGTGGCCGGCGTCGAACCAGCGCACGATCACGTCCTTCTTCGCCGTCCGAAGTCGATCGACGAGGGTTTCGATCTGCCGCGGGGGAGCGCGCCGGTCGTTCTTTCCCGCGAAGATCAGGAGCGGCGCGCGGATCGCGTCGGCATGCGCGAGCGGCGACCGCTCCCGGTAGAGCGCCGGCTTCTCGGCGGGGGTCCCGCCGAAGAGCATCACCGTCCAGCCGCGAAGGGCGGCGCGGGCGTCCTCGTACTGGAGCGCGAAATCGGCGATCGGGGCGCCGGCGATCCCGCCCGCCCAGAGATCCGGCTGGAACGCGAGCGCGCAGAGCGTCAGATATCCGCCGTAGGACCAGCCGGCGACGAAGACCTTTTTCCCGCGCGCCAACCCGCGGTCGAGCAGATATCGCCGTGCCCCTCGCAGGTCTTCGAGCTCGCGGACCATCGGGTCGCCGACGACGGAATTCGCCCAGGCACGGCCGAGTCCGGACGAACCGTGATAGTTCGGGGCGAGCACGACGAAGCCCTCGTCCAGATATGCCTGGATCGCGGGAGCGAAGGAATCGGTCGTCTCCGAATGCGGGCCGCCGTGCAGCCAGACGATCGCGGAGCCGTTCGGATGCGTGGGAACTCCGAGGAGCGCCGGCACGCGGCCGCCGTTCGCGCCGGCGAAGTCGACGGCGTGCATCGGCGTTCCCGGGGGCGCATCTTCGCTCGCGAGAATCGTCTGCTTCCGGCCCGTCGCCGGATCGATCTCGATGAGCCGCGGCGTGACGGCGGCGCTCTGGAACGACGCCCAGGCTTTTCCGTCGGGACGCGCCGCGCACTCGCCGATCGATCCCTCTCCGAGATCGAGCGGTGTCGGTCTTCCGCTTGCGAGGTCGAAGAGGAACAGCCGGTCGCGGCCGCCGGCATGCTGCTTGAGGAGAACCATCCGCGCATCGGGAGACCAGTCCTCGGCCGTGATCTCGCCGGTCAGATCGGCGGCGATCGGCGTGCGCTTTCCGGTCTGCGCGTCCCAGATCGCCGGACGGACGAATCCGGAAGCATCGCTCTGGACGAGGAGGCGTTCGTCGCCCGCCTTCGGCGACCAGCGCCCCGCCGTGACGCTGTTCCCTTCTCCATCCCAGAGCTCGGAGATGCGATGGCCGTCCGCGGCATCGAGAACCAGCGTCGCCCAGTGACGATCGTTCTTCCGCTCCGTTTCGACGAGCGAGAGATATCGGCCGTCGGCGGAGAGAGCCGGGC
Encoded here:
- a CDS encoding alpha/beta fold hydrolase — encoded protein: MPLPARLLALLPCVAAVALADGGPWEARYRLHRQGLVAFAADAPDRILLTSNESGTFQLWTLDRKNGKRVRVTDAPAGKTAGAISPDGKWIWYLRDANGSEVGGWVRVPFSGGGIEVVAPWAGSSAGIAFDSGERFVVTASSGPEGFRFERRAENAAPVLLYPSTNEAYGPALSADGRYLSLVETERKNDRHWATLVLDAADGHRISELWDGEGNSVTAGRWSPKAGDERLLVQSDASGFVRPAIWDAQTGKRTPIAADLTGEITAEDWSPDARMVLLKQHAGGRDRLFLFDLASGRPTPLDLGEGSIGECAARPDGKAWASFQSAAVTPRLIEIDPATGRKQTILASEDAPPGTPMHAVDFAGANGGRVPALLGVPTHPNGSAIVWLHGGPHSETTDSFAPAIQAYLDEGFVVLAPNYHGSSGLGRAWANSVVGDPMVRELEDLRGARRYLLDRGLARGKKVFVAGWSYGGYLTLCALAFQPDLWAGGIAGAPIADFALQYEDARAALRGWTVMLFGGTPAEKPALYRERSPLAHADAIRAPLLIFAGKNDRRAPPRQIETLVDRLRTAKKDVIVRWFDAGHGSLSADEQIEEMREALSFLHVRRVSGDRASSGARAMMPVVTGATR